In a genomic window of Pseudomonas mohnii:
- a CDS encoding DUF3509 domain-containing protein, whose amino-acid sequence MSMIQEKFSSLFSNFEVTTQPRPDGGILLTLRGGEDKVFKRSISYQQLHNGDQLSWVISAIRRDLAEQASELPQISMLQSQQRFALPTYHSL is encoded by the coding sequence ATGAGCATGATCCAAGAAAAATTTTCGTCCTTGTTCTCCAACTTCGAAGTCACCACCCAGCCACGACCTGACGGCGGGATTCTGCTGACCCTGCGCGGTGGCGAAGACAAAGTGTTCAAGCGCTCGATTTCCTACCAGCAATTGCACAACGGCGATCAACTGTCGTGGGTCATCAGCGCGATCCGTCGCGACCTCGCCGAACAGGCCAGCGAACTGCCACAAATCTCCATGCTCCAAAGCCAGCAGCGGTTTGCCCTGCCGACCTATCATTCGCTGTAA